Part of the Peromyscus maniculatus bairdii isolate BWxNUB_F1_BW_parent chromosome 23, HU_Pman_BW_mat_3.1, whole genome shotgun sequence genome is shown below.
CTGCAGGAAACCTCTTCAGAACTTTCTTGTGGTTTCTAGAATAATGCTCTCCCATATTGGATACTCTCTATCCTCTTTCCAGATTCTTCCTCATTTCAGCAACATGTACACAGACGTCCCTTCTCTAGCAAGGCAGTGTCAACCAGCCCCAGAGCTCTCAAAATCCACATCTCTGGCTAGCATCACCTTACTACATAGCGTCCGCACCCACAGTGTGTTAGCAGGTATCTCATGCTAAACACAGCCGAGTCTGGGCCGGCCACACTCATCCCCACCCCAGTAATGGCTGCCGCTGCTTGAGCTGTGGAAGGTACAGCTGGTTGAGTCCATATGCTCAGCTGTGGTGCTCTCACCCTATCGGCAAATCCTTTTACCTTGGTAAggcgttttttgtttttttgggtttttttttgcattaaaatgtacctggagcagtggttctcaaccttcctaatgttgtgaccctttaatacagttcctcgggttgtggtgaccccaaccttacaattttttgttgctacttcataactctaattttgctacctTTACAATGTGGAGACCCACacaggtttcctagtgagaacttactcagggtcggAGAATCGGGGCTTACTTTACCCAGCAgtgctgcataaggggatgagtTGACCACGGgctgtgtttaccaggtgtttggaaggggctacacttggctgtgtggtgtgctttgatctagcaagaggGAGGCCTTTGgcccccgccccttggcattgttataaaaagcccttttgaacaaacaaaaaaggccatggggttttgacccaggtcctcccgaagccatcctgtgtttgtctgtctcctcttcactatctttctatctaatactttcttttcggtttttcgagacagggtttctctgcgtagctttgcgcctttcctggaactcactctgtagaccaggctggccttgaactcagagatctgcctgcctctgcctcccaagtgctgggattaaaggcgtgcgccaccaccgcccggctatctaatattttcttatccctctctctcctcctaagaacccttgaagaggtgggagctggcctctccCATTACAAAtggtaaacatctgatatgcaggatatctgacatgtcaaagggtcacttgacccccaggttgagaactgctgctagAACCTGGATCTCACTACCTGTGGACTAGCATCTTCCACttgcaaaacaaagcaagacttgCTACAGTTCTAACTACACAATGAATTACAATTTTCCCCtctttggttttccgagacagggtttctctgtgtagctttgtgcctttcctggatctcactctgtagcccaggctacagatccacctggctctgcctcccaagtgctgggattaaaggtgtataccaccaccgtccggccacagatttttattataagtgttttactctgtagtccaggctggccttgcatttgtggcaattctcctgcctcagcctcctagtgctgaaattacaggcaggaGACATCAACTTGATTGCGGACTGAATCTAGGGCattgcatgtgctaggcaaggAGACTACCATTGACTTAATTCACAGTGAGTGACCAGTTTCAAGATACTTGTATACTGATTACACTGTGCAGGAAGTTCTGGATGGAATTCAACATCTACTTGAGAGGGAAGGGATAGCCTGGACAATCAGACTTCTCAAATGTTCCTCCTTTGTACTGAAGTGAAAGGCTCACAGGACATAGGGTGTAGGCTGCTGGGTTAAACTTGGGGTACAGTTCCACTACTCGCTCTTCTTGCCTGTttcctgggagctggggagattaAAACAGTGACCATGGTGTCTAACCTTGTGTCATACGGAACAAACTGTGCTTCTGTACAAGCTCTGTCTCACAGAGGAAACACCCTCCATACTGAAGGCCAGGCAGACTGTCAGTCCACAGGACATTCGATATCAGGCTGGAGCTGGAGACACGCTCAGTGGTTACAGAACTACAGAAccagctgcccttccagaggacccagggtaaGCTCCTAGCATTCATAcaacagctcacagctgtctgtgattCTAGTTCCACAGGaaccaacactctcttctggcttccttgggtacTAGGAACACAacttgtgcacatacatatatgcaggcaaatattcatacatataaaaataaatacacttctttttttttttttctttttcaagacagggtttctctgtgtagccttggtgtcctggatctcgctctgtagaccaggctggcctcgaactcacagaggtccgcctgcctctgcctctcaagtgctgagattaaaggtgtgcgccaccaccgcacagctaataaatctttcttttaataaTCAAATTCAATAGAAAAACTGAGAaatcaaatagaaaaattaaatgttgCTATTATGAGCTCAGCACTGCTGGGAGCTCTGTGATGAGGCTGTTTCCTGTGGGTACCTGAGGTCTAGCCTTCTCCAAAAAGCCTTAAGACTAAAGATCCCAAAGTATGAGGATGACTAGTCTGTAATGATGTCATCTGAGGAGGAAAAGGCCTTATtcctatttatttaaaatcatcTCTATTTTATGAACAGTGGCTGACAGGGCAAGTTAGAACATTCAGATCCCATCAAAACATTCATGATAGAACAGCAGTTGTCACTGAGGAGAGCAACATAGTACAGATAACATATTACAATAGAGAGTGCAAGTGCAGCGTGCCCTGAAAACCACTAAGTCTGTCCAAATTGTCCTGCAGACACAAGACATCATCAATAGCAACGATCCATGTGAAGTTCTCAAAACTTCAGCAGCGTGGAGGTTATCTCCTTCCATGGCCTGAGGATTCTGTGGAAGACTCCGATGAACTCTCTGGGGTTAGTACTGCTTCTAGTACTTCAGACCAGAGGTAGGCGATCAGCATCAGAACACACAGTAAAAGGATAAGAAATATAGGGACCACGAGCATCACCACCTTCATGTTTATGTCATCCTCGTCTGACCTCACCTTTCCGCGGTCACcaaatacaaaaatactcaagTTCCGATTATCCGGCTTCCCCACAGGCCCGCTGTCCACACTTCCCCCGTTCCCCGGGCTGCTGCAGTTGGGGGGGGCAAACCCATCATCGCAATGACAGTGCCGGAAATTGTTGCACACGCCTTTCCCGTGACACGTTTTCTCTGGTTCACAGTCGTACTGGAGCACCGTGTGCTCAGTGCAGTAGTTATCCATGCAGACTTTGTTTGGGGCACAGTAAGTGCCAGCCTGCACATCTCCAAAATCAGGGATGTCAGTAGTGTTATAGGCATCCATGCTCCAGCACCAATCATCTCCATAAGGAACCTGAAGGAGCGTATGTAGGGGACTGACTTGAGGCAAGTAATTAACATCTGTACAGACTAGTTTCCCACAAAATACATCCTCATCGGAACATGTTTCGTACCCTAAGTTAGCCTCGGTGTGGTAGCCACAGTTTCCAAACCGGTTCCCTTTGGTGTTCATTAAAATGTAACAGTCGTCGGGGGCTGATCTTGCAGGATACCCGTATATCTTTGTGCACTGCTTATCAGGGTTCTTACACCAACCCTCAGAGCAGTAATAGATCCTGTCACACAGTGTACCGTCCTGCTTGTAGCTGTTCACAGGGCATTCATGAGAACTGCCGTCACAGTACTCGGGCAGGTCACACACATCCTCAACAGGACGACACAAGACCCCTTTCTTTCTGAAGTTACATTTGTAGCAGCAGAGTCCATCGCTGCACTGTGCACCGTCCTTCAGTGTACATGTTGGTTCACAGCATGGGTGATAGTCACAAGCAGAACCACAGTCACACTCCTCCGGCTCCTCCACCACACCGTTTCCACAACGGGAAGCTCTGCGCTTGCGGCTTTGGCGCCAAGGCTGGTCAAGCAGGCAGGCCCCTCTGTGGTCATGGAGGAAGCGGTAGAAGTCGTCAGAGCTGCAGTTGCTGAAGCCACTGTCCTTGGTGATATTCTCCTGCATGAGACAGAAGCGCTTAGGGTCACAGCCGCAGGCCGGGTGGTCGTGCTGGATACCCAGGTTGTGTCCCAGCTCATGGGCCATGAGCGCTGCAAACAGCAGGACATCTTCGTGATGGAAGGCCTCCACAGCTGCTGCAAACATGTCTGAACAGGCACCGTCCAGAAACGCCTGGCCCTCATTCTGTCCTGGGTCATGCCCCACGATCAAGTGTGCGACATCGTGCCTGGCCCGGTCCACCAGCTTCTCCTGTCTCCAGCGGTTGAAATTCCTCAGTGTAGCCTGCAGGTCCACGGGGACCTCTATCGGGTCCCCCTCTGTCCAGATTTCCATGCCCACCAGCACCACCTCTGTGTTTAGTGCCCTGGTGAAGCTGTTGGCCAGAGCAATGATGTCCACTACTGCCCGGACCGTCTGGTTGACGTTGCTGCCCCACATCTGGAACCGCTGGTGGTTGACCACAGCAAACATCTCCACATACTTGGTGTGTGACCACACGTCAGACAGCTCCTGCAGGTCATCGGGCTTCCTGCTCCCTTGCTGCTGGCTGCTGTCCCCGGGGCTGTCTTTGGGAGTGACACTGCAGGAGCCCTGAGGCTGATGTGCCACGGTGTACAGGATGTGTTCAAAGCCTTTGGAGGAGGGCACAGGCTCGATGCCGTACGAGGTCTCCTCCTTCATCAGGACGCCCCTGAGGCCTGAACAGATGTTGACGGAAACAAAGGAGCCCGGCACCCCTTCCATGTAGCCTTCGTAGTGGCAGTCCTGTGAGAGGAGCGGCATCTCCTGCCCCAGGATGCCATCGTGGTAACTGTAGACTGGGAAGTTGTTCACGGAGTAGTCTCCCTTTACCTTCAGGTGAAGCAGCTGCTGCTGGCCCTGCATCAGCAGCAGGTAGGACGCCCTTCCTCCGGGGTCTTCAGTCCCCTGGACTGGCAACCTCTTGGGGATGACCGTTTCATAGGAAGAGTAATACACGGATCCCGTGTCACAGAAGGTACTTGGGAGGAAAATTAGTAGCACCAAGATCCCTACTTTGACAGATGGGTGTCCGGGCACTAGTCTCAGCCCCAAGGTCAATTGCTGGGCAGCCCAGATGTGAGATGTTACCTTAGCTTCCTTTACGGGCACTTGCGTTATCTGCAGAGAGGACAgaatggaggcaattcctctcACTGATGCCACCGCTGACATGGCCCCAAGAAACTGTTGGTAATGGAGGATCTCTGCCCATCGGTGGCAGACCTCCCTGATAGGCAGGTCTTTCCCTGACTCTGATCTGTGCTCTTCCCTTATGGGGTGCTGTCCATCTCGATGCCTACAGCCTTTGGGctgcctctctgttcttctctcctAGGCCTCAGTGGTTATATACAGCACAGGGACTCCTTTCAAGGGGACGAGCTTTAGTGTTGCTTACGTTCCTTTGACGTTCATGGAGGTGAGCCCTGTAGTCTGCAATGGCTCAGCCAGTTCTGTAAGGCAGATCACCTTTCATCCTCCCCAGACTGTGGACACGACATCTGTTAACCTGTTCATTCTTTCAGGCCCAACATTCTGGCAGGGCTGCGGGGGAGGGGTCAGAGCTTCTCCGGGTTCTCTGAACAATGAAGAGTTCTCTGTTGTCCTGCCTTTCCTCATCCTTACAGTGGTCATGAGGTCTTACTGATGGTTAGTTCTCTTTTATTTATCCGTGACTGCTTTATTCCTTTCATTTGGGCAACAGTATTCGGGTGTTCTACTTTCCTCGTCCTTTGTGTGTACCCCGTGAATTTTGACATTTTAGATCTGCCTCAAACCTGACCCTCCTCAAGGGACTGCTTCTAAGGCATATGCgttaaatgatcttttttttttttttaaaccacagaaATATATTAGAGCCTGGAATCTAAGTTAATCCTCCCAATGGCCTcatcacaaaaagaaaagggtAAAACAGATGGTGACTCTCTTTTCAACAGTGAGCAAAATGAAAAGGCGATCTGGAAGACCCTTCAATTCCACACTTGTCTCTGACTACAGGGGGCTTGTACTGTCTGAGTTTCACGCTAATGTTCTTGGTGTATTTAACACTATGCATTTAGAAGGatacagaagtgtgtgtgtgtgtacacattcctTCCCCCATTTCTTCATTCTCCTGCATATTCtaagatgaaaagaaaactaCATCTTCTCCATGGCATAAAAATCATTGTAAACTGTTAAGTCAAATATTTATAACATACAGGGTATAACTACATATAACATGTGAAAATAGAGAAATACCCTGCTTGTTTTAGGAGGTGGTCGACCCCTGTAATCTCaacccttaggaggcagagacaggaagatcacaagttcaaggccagcatgctCTCTGAATGAGTTCTGAGCTAGCCAGGGATACAAaccaagaccttgtctccaaaaaacaacccccccccccaaaaaaaaggcacCATCCTAGATCTATCAAGAGTAATCCATCAAGATGCCTGCCCTCAGCGATGCCTAGCTCCTATCAGATGGCCTCAGGGTCCGGCAAGAAAAGGCGCACTCTCACCTCTCACTGCTCGCGCTGACTGGAGAACTGACAGGAAAGTGAGTGGGTCCTCGGCTGCACTGCCTGTCTTTCTAGTGACTCAGAACCTCTTCCGAATACCTGTTCTGGCCATGATCCAAGTACTCGACCGCTTCCCTGTGTGAGAGCTACCAAACACAAGAAAGGGCAAGTCACGAGGTGAACCAAGGATCAGTAATGGAAGAACAgtcttcttaaatttaaaaatatgtaatcaTAATGAAATATCCAATTTTTCAACTCCCAAATTGAAACGTACATCCTGACATACAAGAGCTGACTAAAATCTTTTGACTTCTTTACCAACGGTACACTCTATTCTTTCAACTTGCTCATTCTCACATGTGTAAAGAGCATAATTCTCGGGGGAACAAAGCAAGCCTTAAGGTGacgtttcaaaaaaaaatttttttttctgctcggcggtggtggcgcacacctttaatcccagcacacgggaggcagaggcagccggatctgCCTGCAgatctgttagtttgaggccagcctgggctacaaagtgagttccaggacagcttttgactgttagacagagaaaccttgtcttgaaaccccaaaataaataaggaaatgaatCATTTCTGAGAGGCGTTTTCCTGTGGCCACACAGTATGTGAGCCAGAAAGACCCTGCTCTCCAGTGAGCAGATGTAACTGTGGTAAGATCCTCTCCACCTGAGTGACAAGCAATGGTCCTAGTGAGTGGGGTCAGGGATGTAGCAAGCTGGAGATTGTCACTGCCTGACGGGAGCTGTTCTTGTAATATTTCCACAGACCTCAGTGGTCAGCAGGCAATAAATTACCAGAAGATAAGGTTTAACTTCCAGCTAGGCGTAGGTTTTGTATTATTAGCAAAACTGACTCACGTTAAAACATAATTTACCACTGGCCTAGGAATATACAAAGGAAACTCAGCTCTAATGCAGAATCTCTTGGGAACTGCTGTTGTTTGGGAGAATTTTGTCCAGGGTCGGACTGACTTTTGAGTGACAACAGGGGCATCTCCATGGTTTTTACAGACATCCAACATAGTTCTCATCTGGACAAACATAGATATGGATTTCATTATGGCACTAGGTGAATTCAGCCTGAAGCCACTGAAACACAGGCAAGCCATGCTCAGACAAAAGCAACCATCAAGATGTATGTCCTTTCCAGTCCCATCCACAATTCACCACactgagggggaaaaaacctCCTAAGCTTTCAGAAGTCGCCCAGATGATAAATTTCTAAGATACTTAGTAGAGTCGGTGTGCCAGCACGTTCCTCTCAAGAGAAGACTAACAACTAACTTCTATCTCCACGGGAACACTGGATTCCTGGACCAGGACAGGTATGCTGGATGTCTTTGGACACTCAGGAGCAAGTAGTCCCCCTGATGATTTGGAACAGGTTCACTGCAGAACATGCCCTTATGCCAACTCTCAGCTACATCTTTCTGGCCAGAAATTTTGCTTAAAATTGTTTGTCTCTGCTGCTTAACCCTGAGATCTTGCTATCCTGGGAAGTATCCCCACTTCTCCCCACAGCACCAGCCATCCAGGAGCAAGGATGTGCCTCCCACTGCAGTCTCCAAGGACACTGCTGCCTTTATCACAGCCCTCGTCAGTGACGTCCTCCCGAACACTGAAGACGCTCAGAAGCTAGAAAATAACAAAACCCCATGGAATCCATTTTGATGGAAGAGGATGAGACAAAACTGAATGACTGAGATGGAGGACTTGTCCTACCTGTGAGCTCTTCTGGGTGCCAGCAAAGGAAATCACCCAAAACAGCTCTAAAACCTACCACGGGGCCTGGGTGGGCCTCTGTACAAAACAGGTAACAAAGCAAAAAGCTGCTTTCTGGGCCATAATTATGCTTCCTGAGATTGAAGGATGCTGAAGGAGCTACACACAGCCAGGAGGAGGTCAACAGATCTAGGCAGAACCACTACTTATGGACAGCCTTAAGAAAAACCACCAAGCCTGACGGGCTCCTTTACCTGCACTAACACACAGTTGTTAATACTTTATTATAAAGAAACTGGTCTTTCTTGACAGTGTCCTCTTACACTACAAGACTCAACTCTCCTATGTGGCTAAGTACAGgaagctagttttttttttttttttaaaggaaaacagttaagTGTTAGGAAACTCTGAACCTAAATCTATATAGCAACATTAAGCAACGAGGAAATGAAATtatgatttattaatttacataaaaattactttttacatTAAGGACTAATTTTTCCGATTGTTAAAAACAGTTTGAAGCTTTTACTACTGGGGCTCATGGGGACCGGTCTGCTCTTCGATCACTTGCTTCACAACCTCTGCCAGCTTCAGTCGGTCTACTTTATCTGTGAATCCACgacctggaactcaagagagAACGAGGTCAGTTTCCAACTCTGCACATGGACAGAGCCAGCAGCATACTTCAGTAGCCAGAATTGGCCCACTGTCCAGAAGCAGTTCAGATCCTCCGTTTTCAAGCAGCGACTGAGTAGTTTCACAAGCTACAAAACCAGAGATCACTGATGTACATCCAACAAGGTACTCAGACCCAAGTACATAAAAACTCCTAGAAGCCGGCCCGGggaatggtggcccacacctttaatcccagcactggggaggcagaggcaggtggatctctgtgagtttgaggccagcctggtctacagggcctgattcaggaaaggcgcaaagctacacagagaaaccctgtctcaaaaaaacaaaacataacaaaacaaaaaacaaacaaaaaaaaaactaccctcTGAAATGTATATAAGAAAGTTACAACTGGGTAGAAAGACAGACCAAAAATAAAAGCAGGCGAGTCACAAGGAAACCGGTCAGTAGGCATCTAATCATGGTAAGCATGGTCACCAGGCTGATGCCAATCAAACGGCCCCCGTAGTCAGCGACTACAGAATCTGCACGTCTCAAGCAGCAGCAGTCAAGctggtgtgtgtgcagatgctcaGAGCCTCAGACCTCGGCGAGCATCCTGAACCCATTCAGCTGCTCTCAAAACACGGACAGTGCCTGCTCAGAACAGGCTAATCCAGGCCTAGGAGGTAAGAATTT
Proteins encoded:
- the LOC102922930 gene encoding disintegrin and metalloproteinase domain-containing protein 1a-like encodes the protein MSAVASVRGIASILSSLQITQVPVKEAKVTSHIWAAQQLTLGLRLVPGHPSVKVGILVLLIFLPSTFCDTGSVYYSSYETVIPKRLPVQGTEDPGGRASYLLLMQGQQQLLHLKVKGDYSVNNFPVYSYHDGILGQEMPLLSQDCHYEGYMEGVPGSFVSVNICSGLRGVLMKEETSYGIEPVPSSKGFEHILYTVAHQPQGSCSVTPKDSPGDSSQQQGSRKPDDLQELSDVWSHTKYVEMFAVVNHQRFQMWGSNVNQTVRAVVDIIALANSFTRALNTEVVLVGMEIWTEGDPIEVPVDLQATLRNFNRWRQEKLVDRARHDVAHLIVGHDPGQNEGQAFLDGACSDMFAAAVEAFHHEDVLLFAALMAHELGHNLGIQHDHPACGCDPKRFCLMQENITKDSGFSNCSSDDFYRFLHDHRGACLLDQPWRQSRKRRASRCGNGVVEEPEECDCGSACDYHPCCEPTCTLKDGAQCSDGLCCYKCNFRKKGVLCRPVEDVCDLPEYCDGSSHECPVNSYKQDGTLCDRIYYCSEGWCKNPDKQCTKIYGYPARSAPDDCYILMNTKGNRFGNCGYHTEANLGYETCSDEDVFCGKLVCTDVNYLPQVSPLHTLLQVPYGDDWCWSMDAYNTTDIPDFGDVQAGTYCAPNKVCMDNYCTEHTVLQYDCEPEKTCHGKGVCNNFRHCHCDDGFAPPNCSSPGNGGSVDSGPVGKPDNRNLSIFVFGDRGKVRSDEDDINMKVVMLVVPIFLILLLCVLMLIAYLWSEVLEAVLTPESSSESSTESSGHGRR